A DNA window from Branchiostoma lanceolatum isolate klBraLanc5 chromosome 17, klBraLanc5.hap2, whole genome shotgun sequence contains the following coding sequences:
- the LOC136422931 gene encoding matrilin-4-like: MKTIVQKIVADFDISPSQTRIGIIQYAQTQRMEISLDSYSDVDSLQEAIANIVYMGGSTLTGQALDYTRKFGFSPNNGARTGVVQVAIVITDGVSGDEVSNPAQRMRKAQIVTYAVGIGSNLNNDQLLSIAGTAENVIMISGFNRLTDLATTLPQQVCEVGKGAQLFIGLSITSVTFTNDLFNAGSAAYVTLVQQVNEGVTQSLGQVAGLNIIQVINFVPANAGVVVYCQGMAGIWASDSVTQSITSLPASFGPLTIDPAATEVAPTDTANLYVSMEIQESFSGELMDPSSVGFQTLSTSLQVSTYNTLQETLSVSIVQFSAGATATTTYVVLLIVVKTSVQTTFIQNFDAAIQSGSYGTMTVVSGSITTTEPTCPNQLDIIFVLDGSGSIGTDNFDRIKTFVSKAVTRFNIGPTQTQFGVIQYSNQPQSEILLSDHQDAASLQQAISSIRYLQGGTNTGKALRYLANNAFSTKNGARAGVSKVAIVVTDGKSSDGVVRPALNAGKEGIVLYSVGIGAAVDYQELRDIASSDDKVVNVTDFSGLQSVVNTLPGEVCQTGVEVFVQIPITSQTFTAELLNPLSVEYSSFSAVIAGWATQTLESVSGFQSYQIVAIRPSTSGVTMVLRLVTAVYAQSVVISTIRTDLQSSSLGSFSVDAAGIQTATQGFSTIHATIAYISTFTAPLLDPTSTTFLSLVQRMEVALFNIFVSVQDLYAIEVLQFNPLPNLIIAHAQFVIQPSALEEVQTTFATAVSAGLLDTLAVDPLRTTIEEFDAGCFTPLDIAILLDGSDSVTSDEFESEKSFAKLFLNEFDIGQDNSQVTVFQYGTEPRQEFALDTYGTDEDVQDAIADTEYMGGDRNLGQAIRYMATYGFSARNGARRSIPGVAIVITGGASLDDVAAAASKARRSGIILYVIGVGDATVPSELAAIATTANTSYTAASFAALRDLRSVLADEICSIGTVQIASMDISEDVIDLGDSAEYQALKAKVKQDVAEIISPVGAEQVNVLGLRVLP; this comes from the exons ATGAAGACTATTGTTCAGAAGATAGTGGCAGATTTTGACATTAGTCCCAGCCAGACCCGCATCGGTATCATTCAGTATGCCCAAACCCAACGAATGGAAATTAGCCTTGATTCCTACAGCGATGTTGACAGCTTACAGGAAGCCATTGCTAACATCGT ATACATGGGAGGGAGCACCCTTACCGGACAAGCGCTTGATTACACAAGGAAGTTCGGGTTTTCTCCCAACAATGGGGCTCGCACTGGTGTTGTGCAAGTGGCCATAGTTATCACAGATGGGGTCTCTGGGGATGAAGTGTCAAACCCGGCACAAAGGATGCGCAAGGCACAGATCGTCACCTACGCGGTCGGGATTGGCAGCAACCTCAACAATGATCAACTCCTCTCTATTGCTGGGACTGCAGAAAATGTCATCATGATTTCAGGCTTTAACCGCCTGACAGACTTGGCAACCACTCTTCCTCAACAAGTTTGTGAGG TTGGCAAAGGGGCCCAGCTCTTCATCGGTCTTTCCATCACCTCTGTGACATTTACCAATGATCTCTTTAATGCCGGCTCTGCGGCATATGTGACACTTGTCCAGCAGGTCAATGAAGGG GTGACTCAAAGTTTGGGCCAGGTTGCAGGACTAAACATCATTCAAGTGATCAACTTTGTACCTGC GAATGCTGGAGTTGTTGTTTACTGCCAGGGCATGGCTGGTATTTGGGCATCAGACTCTGTGACTCAGTCCATCACCTCGCTACCTGCCTCTTTTGGACCCTTGACTATTGACCCAGCAGCAACTGAAGTTGCAccaacag ATACTGCGAATTTGTATGTATCAATGGAGATCCAAGAATCATTCAGTGGTGAACTCATGGACCCATCAAGTGTAGGCTTCCAGACACTCAGTACCAGTCTACAAGTCAGC acatacaacacaCTTCAAGAAACATTGTCTGTCAGCATAGTTCAATTCAGTGCGGG TGCCACTGCCACCACCACCTATGTGGTACTGCTCATCGTTGTGAAGACATCAGTTCAAACTACCTTCATCCAAAACTTTGATGCTGCCATCCAATCTGGCTCATATGGAACAATGACAGTTGTCTCTGGTTCTATCACCACAACAG AGCCTACCTGCCCAAATCAACTGGATATCATCTTTGTTCTGGACGGATCTGGCAGCATCGGAACTGACAACTTCGACAGGATAAAGACATTTGTCAGCAAG GCCGTGACCCGCTTCAACATTGGCCCAACCCAGACCCAGTTTGGTGTTATTCAGTACAGCAACCAGCCCCAGTCAGAGATCCTCCTGAGTGACCATCAAGACGCAGCATCCCTCCAACAGGCTATCTCCAGTATCCGCTACCTCCAGGGTGGCACTAATACAGGGAAGGCCTTGAGGTATCTTGCAAACAATGCCTTCTCGACCAAGAACGGTGCCCGTGCAGGGGTCAGCAAGGTGGCAATCGTTGTCACCGATGGCAAGTCTTCTGATGGTGTTGTGCGACCTGCACTGAATGCTGGGAAAGAGGGCATTGTTTTGTATTCGGTGGGGATTGGAGCTGCAGTTGACTACCAGGAGCTGCGGGACATTGCCAGCTCAGACGACAAGGTTGTCAATGTCACCGACTTCAGCGGCCTGCAGAGCGTGGTGAATACTCTTCCAGGCGAGGTCTGCCAAA CCGGAGTTGAGGTCTTTGTCCAGATTCCAATCACCAGCCAGACCTTCACTGCAGAGCTGCTCAACCCCCTGTCAGTGGAATATTCTTCCTTCAGTGCTGTCATTGCAGGCTGG GCAACACAGACATTAGAGAGTGTGTCTGGATTCCAGAGCTACCAAATTGTGGCCATCAGACCTTC GACCAGTGGTGTGACAATGGTGCTGCGTCTGGTGACAGCAGTCTATGCCCAGAGTGTCGTGATTTCCACCATCAGAACTGATCTGCAGTCTTCAAGTCTTGGATCATTCTCAGTAGATGCTGCTGGCATTCAAACTGCAACACAAG GATTTTCAACCATCCACGCCACCATTGCTTACATCAGCACATTCACTGCACCACTGCTGGATCCAACTTCAACTACCTTCCTAAGCCTGGTTCAACGGATGGAAGTGGCA CTTTTCAACATCTTCGTCAGCGTTCAAGACCTGTATGCTATTGAGGTTTTGCAGTTCAACCCACT GCCGAACCTGATCATTGCACATGCCCAGTTCGTGATCCAACCATCTGCTCTGGAAGAGGTGCAGACTACCTTTGCAACAGCTGTGTCTGCCGGTCTCCTGGACACTCTGGCTGTAGATCCTCTCAGGACGACTATTGAAGAATTTG ATGCTGGGTGTTTCACCCCTCTGGACATTGCCATACTGTTAGATGGCTCTGACAGTGTGACTTCGGACGAATTCGAGTCAGAGAAGTCCTTTGCCAAACTCTTCCTGAATGAGTTCGACATCGGCCAGGACAACAGTCAGGTGACCGTGTTCCAGTACGGGACAGAGCCCCGCCAGGAGTTTGCCCTTGACACGTACGGAACTGATGAGGATGTACAGGATGCCATAGCAGACACCGAGTACATGGGAGGAGATAGGAACCTGGGACAAGCCATACGCTATATGGCTACATATGGATTCTCTGCCAGGAACGGAGCCCGCAGGTCAATCCCGGGTGTAGCCATAGTCATCACAG GTGGCGCCTCCCTTGATGATGTGGCCGCTGCTGCCAGCAAAGCCAGGAGATCCGGTATAATCTTGTACGTCATCGGAGTCGGAGACGCAACCGTTCCTTCAGAGCTGGCTGCCATAGCAACCACCGCCAACACCAGCTACACCGCAGCTAGCTTTGCTGCCCTGAGAGACCTACGTAGCGTGCTGGCAGACGAGATCTGCTCCA TTGGCACTGTGCAAATTGCCTCCATGGACATCAGCGAGGATGTGATTGACCTGGGAGACTCTGCAGAGTACCAGGCACTCAAGGCCAAGGTCAAGCAGGAC